The nucleotide sequence ATTATCCTACCCGCACCCGAGATCTCACAAGCATTGATTACGTTGAGTCCGACTCCACCACAACCCAATATTACAGCTGAGCTACCCGCTGCCAATTTTGCCGAGTTGACCACAGAACCATAACCTGTCATTACACCACAACTGATAATACTCGCTGCAGAAAAATTCAGGTTTTCCTCCTCGATTTTTACCACGGCAGATTCTTTGACCAGAGCGTACTCGCTTAAGGTGCCTAGGTTGAAGGATCGCTCTATAGGCTTTCCTTCCCATTGGCTTCCTTCCAAATGCGCATGTCCCGGAGTATGACCGTTTCCTCCGGCCACTACAGGTGAATTGTTCTCGCATATATGCTGATTGCCTTCCTGACACTGAAAACAGTGCATACAGGGCGTTGCCCAATTCAAGAGTACTTGGTCTCCTTTTTTTAGATCTTTGATATCGGAACCGACCTTTTCTACAACTCCGGCCCCTTCATGTCCCATAACAATAGGTTTTCCCCAGCTAAGGGAATCATAATCCGTATGACAAAGACCCGCTGCCTTTATTTTTACGAGTAGCTCGTCTGCCTTTGGCTCTGCAACGGTTACATGGGTAATGGTAAAACTACCATCTCCTTTAGCTACTGCACTCTTTGATTGAATAGACATTTCTTATTCTTTTTACGTAGTTCTAAGCTACTTTTATATTTTGTTATTGAGCCACGAGGTTGGCCGGTTTGAACTCGGCCGTCGGGTCGCCCAATTTAGATTTATCAATTTTCTCTCCTCCTTTAATGAACTTTGTTCCGTAGACATAGGCTTTGGCATTGTTTACCGCATCAACGGACAAAAGGGTGTCTCCCTTAAAATACCAGACCGAAAAACAATTGGGCTTATCGGCCTCCTCGCGCACAACTACTTCATCATAACCATCGGACAGACCTACCATTTGTAACTTCACATCGTATTGATCAGACCAAAACCAAGGTAGGGTATCGTAACAACATTTTTTACCCGCAATGGCAGCCGCCGCAATTTTCGCTTGATCAACGGCATTTTGTACCGATTCCAGCCTAATATAGCGGTCGTAATGTGGATTATAATGAAATGTACAATCACCTATAGCATAGATAGACGCATCGCTCGTCTGTGCCATTTCATTGACCCGAATACCATTTTCAATAGTCAAACCTGCCTTTTCGGCCAATTCTTTATTTACGTGTATACCTACCCCCACTATAACCATATCCGCTGGGTAACTACTTCCATCGGAGCAAACCACGGTATTCCCGTTCGATGTCGGTTCTATGGAAGTTACGTTCTTTTCGGTAAGGACCGAAACGTGGTTATCACGATGTAATTTTTGAAAAAAAGCGGACATTTCTGGAGCCGTAACCCTAGCCAGTATGCGTGATTCGCGCTCCAAAACGGTAACGGATGCACCGAGTTTTTTTAGTGACGCAGCCGTTTCAAGTCCAATATACCCTCCACCGATAACAACAACTTGAAGCGATTCGTTTTCGGCCACCGTCTTTTTGATATTGGCCACGTCCGCGGCGGATCGAAGCGGAAAAAGATTCTTTGCCGTATCCAAACCTGGTATAGGTGGCATAATCGGCCGTGCCCCCGTAGCTAAAACAAGTTTGTCATAGGCTACCGTTGTACCGTCGGCCAGAATAATTGTTTTACTTTCTCGATCTATGGCATCGACCCAAACCCCTAACTTAAGCTCAATACGCTCCTTTACATAGCTTTCCTTTGACTTTAGAAGGTTTTTCTCGATACCGTCATCGCTAGTCAAATAGGCTTTAGACAATGGTGGACGATGGTAAGGCAAAACGGAATCGGCATCTATCAAGCATATCGATCCGTTCCAACCTTCCCGCCGTAAGGCAAAGGCAAAATTCACTCCGGCATGACTAGCACCGATCACTACACAGCTCGGTTCATTATTCGGTATATCTGACATTACCTCTTTATTTGGCAACTTTTAAAACCACACCATCTATGGCGTCACTGATCTCAATTTGACAACACAACCTGCTGTACTCGTCAGCATTGTCGTCTAGCTCAAGCATATCGGTCTCTATCTCACTGGCACTCCCTGTTTTCACCATGTCTTCTGGCGTCACGTGTACATGACAGGTAGCACACGAACAGACCCCGCCACAATCGCCATCTATTCCGGGTACGCCGTTCTCAACGGCCAAGGCCATTACCGAACCCGAAGTTCCTTCTAAAGTTATCGTTTCGTCGTCACTGGTGATAAAAGTGATTTTTGCCATAAATTTATTTTGTTAAAGGGTTGAATTTTATTTGAATGTTATGAAAACCTACTTTACGCTGAAAGTGGTCTAAATCCTCTATATTTTCCTTGTAGTCCAATATTTCGAACGAAGCTACTTTTTGTGCCAAGGTCTGAAGCAAGATTTTCAATATCTGCCTGGCGTGGGTCGCCCCTAAACAATTATGGTGGCTAAAACCGAAGCCTACATGTGGATTGACCTTCCGATCCAGAACGATTTCGTTCGGATTCTCAAAAACTGCGGCATCCCTGTTGGCCGAAGCCCAGCACAGTGAAATTCTACTATCGGCCTTTACCGCATGCTCACATACATGGGTATCTTCGGTTACCACGCGTCCCATTTGCGTAAGGGGCGAAAAATAACGGATCATTTCCTCCACCGCCCTACCGGTAATCTCAGGTTCTTTACGCAATCGCTCCAACGCTTCGGGATGTTCGGCCAAGTAAGCAATAGAATTGGTGACCGCATTGATAACGGTATCCCGTCCTCCTGCAAAAGTCAACACCATTACCCCCTTTACTTCTTCCTTGGTCAATTTCCGACCTTCGAACTCAGAATTTAAAAGTACGGAATACATATCATCTCCAGGATTTTCACTGGCCCGATCGATCTGTTCATCTATATAATGGTAAAGAATATTGGCTTTATCGCCGTCTAGCGCCTCTCCTTCACTTCGAAACACATGGGTTCCCCAAGAAATCCAGGTTTCCGATTCGGAAAACGGTGTATTTAAGAGTAAGGTCAAGGCCCTTGACTGCAAGCGAAGGGCAAAATCGGTTACGACCTCTACACTCCCTTTTAATAAAGTCTCTTCTACGATTTCTGAAATCTGGGCCGTTAACTTCTCTTGGTATTCCGCTTGTAAGGGTCTTTTGAACCAAGGCTCTACAATAGCCCTGTATACTCCATGAACCGGAGGATCTACTTCAAAAGGTATTTGGCGGGTGTCGCGTATGTCCACTTCTGAAGGAATTACGATTCGCCCCGGAACCGCACCAGATTGAAAGGTTTTATAATTATGCGCACTTTTACGAACGTCTTTATGTCGTAAAAGCATGGTCACGGGATCATCTTGATCGTTCATTTCCCCGTAACCTTTTGATTCCCTTGCTTTTTCAAACGGGTCTGGAAGCTCACTTTTTTTCATTCCAACAGTATTAGTTTTATAATGGACTTTCTGGATTGGTACAAAAATCAATATTCAAAACTCATAATCAGTTGCCTTTTTTAGCAAATAAGTACCTTATTTTGCTATTTATATTCAATTTTTACATATTTTAGGATAAAATAAATCACTTCATACGGCATCTTGCCCTTGTAAAAGTTCTTCGGATGCAACCCATATTAGAGCCCATACATTTAGATGAACAACGGACCATAACGAGTTTTTATCATTCTAAAAAGAATTTTGAGACTCCTTGGCATTTTCATCCACAACATGAGTTGACCTATATAGAGGAAAGTGTAGGGACAAAATTCGTGGGTGATTACGTAGGCCCCTATGAACCCGGTGAATTGGTGCTACTTCGTTCAAACCTTCCCCATTGCTGGAAAAACAATACCGAACAAACAGGGCTATCAAAATCGATAGTGGTCCAATGGAACCTTGGCGTTTTCCCTAAAGTCCCTGAATTGGAATCGCTCTTTCAATTATTGAGAACCGCCTCCAAGGGAATTTTATTCGATAAAGAGGCAACCGCCCCGCTTATATCCCAATTAAAAAAATGCCCCAAATTAGGAGGGCACGACCTATATATTCAATTGCTTACATTATTGGTAAAATTGGCCGATTGCGATTACACTACCTTATCGAGCGCAAGCTTTATAGACGACCTACCTTCGGAATACGGTAACCGAATGGCAGATATCCACGATTTTGTAGGGATGCACTATAACCGAAAAATCTATTTAAAAGAATTGGCCGACCTGGTCAATATGTCGGAACAATCGTTTTCTAGGTTTTTCACCAAAATGATGGGACGGCCTTTCTTTACCTTTTTAAACGAATACCGCATCAATATTTCCGCACGGATGCTTCTTGATACCCATGACTCGGTTTCCCATATTGCTTTTGCCTGTGGTTATGAATCATTACCTTTCTTTCACAGGCAGTTTAAGAAGTTTATGGGCTGCTCTCCCCTTGCCTATCAACGAAAGTATGCGAAAGTCTAGTAAAAACACGTGTTTTTTCGATCTGACAAAAAGACTACAAATCAACTAAATAACCATTTGTTATACTTATTTGACCAATTCGCACTATCATTTTTCCCATTATGTTGCAACTTAGCCACTCATTTATCGCATCAATTATTTATCGCGTAAACCAACCTTTTAAAGTATTCTAATGTATAGAATTTTTACACTTTTAATGACGGGCATCCTACTCACCTCATGTGGGTCGAAAGCCGAAAAGAAAAAAGAAGGGGACATTCCCCAAGAAACTGCGGTCAAATTTGAACCGAATTGGGAATCTATCAAAAAACATTATAAAGACCCCGAATGGTTCAACGACAGCAAATTTGGTATTTTCATTCACTGGGGGGCCTATTCGGTACCTGCCTATGGATCGGAATGGTACCCACGCCAGATGTATATGGATACCGCCACCTTTAGCGCCCAATTGAAATTGGGGCAAAAAGGGCCTAATGCAACATATTTACACCATAAAAAAACATACGGGGACCAAAAGGAATTTGGTTACAAAGATTTTATACCCATGTTCAAGGCCGAAAAGTTCGATGCCAAGGAATGGATCGATATTTTCAAGAAATCCGGAGCCAAATATGTGATTCCCGTGGCCGATCATCATGATGGTTTTGCCATGTACAAATCGAATACGACCCGATGGAATGCCGTTGATATGGGGCCTAAACGTGATGTTTTGGGCGAGCTTTTTAAGGAAGGCCGTGCCCAGGGTATGATTATGGGGGCTTCATCCCACTATGCCTTCAACTGGTCATTCTATAATAAAAAAGACAAGTTTGACACTACCGACCCGGAATACGCCGACCTCTATTCCCCTAAAGGAAAAGACCTGACCGAGCCCGTATCGGAAGAATTCAAGAAAATGTGGTGGGACAGAACGGTCGACCTTATCGACAACTATCAACCGGACATCCTTTGGTTCGATTTCTACCTTGATATACCCGACTATAAGGAATACCGTCCTAAAATTGCGGCATACTATTATAACAAAGGACTGGAATGGGGCAAAGAAGTGGTAATAAACGATAAGAACTTTGATCATGAAGCCTTTCCTGAAGGTACCGTAATCTACGATTTGGAACGTGGAAAGCTTCCCGGTATTCGAAAGCTCCCTTGGCAGACCGACACTTCTATCGGAAAGAATTCTTGGTGTTACGTAACCAACTGGGAATCACGCACGGCCAATAGCCTCGTCGACGACCTAGTCGATATCGTATCCAAGAACGGAAACCTTTTACTTAATGTAGGTCCGAAAGCAGATGGTACCATCCCGGAAGACCAAAAAGAAATATTGTTCCAAATCGGAGATTGGTTAAACGTAAACGGTGAAGCGATTTACGATACGGAATACTGGAGCACTTTCGGTGAAGGCCCCACAGAAGTCAAAAAAGGCCATCACAGCGAAGGACAAAACAAAGGATTCACAGGTCAGGATATTCGCTTTACAAAGAAGGGCGACAAACTGTATGCGATCATGATGGAATGGCCGGAAGGCAATAAGGTCAACATAGAATCATTGGGAAAATCCAGTGAACACGGTAAGGATTTGAATATCAAAAACGTAAGACTCTTAGGTAGCGACAGCAAAATAGAATTTGAAGTAAATGACGCTGGCCTCAGCATTTCGGACCTAGGGCCGAAGACGGGAGAATTTGCACACGTACTGGAAATATCGTTATAGCACTGTAATAAAGAAGTTAGTTGAGTTAGTTTTTTTAATTTTAGGAGCGCACCAGTCACGGTGCGCTCTTTTTCAGTAATACACCATAGTGAATAGGGTATTTCCCTTATTTCGGGATACTACTAAAAGGAAAGAGATTGTTTTAATATAAATGTGACCAAAAACAGATTAAACACATGAAGTACATTGTATGTGAAAAACCGGGCGAGTTCATTCTTAAAGAAAAAGAAGAACCGACAAGAAAATCCGGCGAAGCCATATTGAAAGTGAAAAAGGTAGGTATTTGTGGTACAGACCTACATGCTTATGCGGGCAACCAGGCATTTTTTACCTACCCGAGAATTCTAGGTCACGAATTGGCTACGCAAGTAGTTGAAATAGATGAGAATCCTCAAGGTATCAAAGCGGGCGACAATGTGGTCGTCATGCCCTATGTAAGTTGCGGCACCTGTATCGCCTGCAGAAACGGAAAGACCAACTGTTGCACGAATATCCAAGTTTTGGGAGTTCACACCGATGGAGGGATGCAAGAGAAAATTACCGTACCTACCAATCTACTTATCCCCGCACAACAGTTGACCGACGACCAAATGGCCGTTGTCGAACCTTTGGCGATCGGGGCACACGCCATTCGACGTGCCGGTATAAAACCTGGCGAAACCATAGTTGTAGTGGGTTGTGGACCTATCGGAATCGGCATCATGAAGCTCGCGCAAATTGCAGGGGCCAAAGTAATAGCCATAGATATGAACCAACAACGCTTAGATTACGCTAAAAACGATATCGGTGTCGATTATGTAGTTTTAGGAGGAAAAGATGCCGTAGACCAAGTTTCGGAAATCACCAAGGGCGATCTAGCCACAGCTGTTTTTGATGCCACGGGCCATAAAGGAGCCCTTGAAGCCGGCCCCGATTACATGTCACACGGAGGAAGGTACATATTGGTGGGACTCTCTAAAGGTGAATTGGTATTCACCCACCCTAAGATACACGCAAAGGAAACGACCATTATGTGCAGTAGAAATGCCACTTTGGAAGACTTCGAACATGTCATCTCCGTTTTGGAAAAAGGTGAGTTTCCCATCGATTCCTTTATTACGCACAATGTTCCTTACACCGAAATGATCGCCAATTTCGATGGCTGGCTAGACCCGGCGAACGGAGTGATCAAGGCTACCGTTGATTTCGAATAAACGAATCGCATTTAAGCACGGACAAAAGCAAAGAACAATGTCAAAGCAATTTTTGCAAATACACCCAGAAGATAACGTTCTGGCTGCACTTACGGACCTTCCCAAAGGTTCTGATATAGAACATAACAACGACCGTTTTCAATTGACCGACAAGGTCAAGGCCAAACATAAATTCACCATTTGCAGCCTCAAGCCCGGCGATAGCATTTTCATGTACGGTTCCTTGGTCGGCAAAGCCACCAAACCTATTGCAAAAGGCGAAACCATAACCACCGAAAATGTGGTCCATGCCTCTTCGGAATACGAAGTAGGCCAAGAGAAACTGAGCTGGAAGGCCCCGGATGTCAGCAAATGGAAAGATGCTACCTTCAACGGATATCACAGAGCCGACGGTAGTGTGGGTACGGCCAATCATTGGCTGGTCATCCCCTTGGTTTTTTGTGAAAACCGAAATGTCGATGTCATGAAATCCGCCCTTTTGAAATCACTCGGCTACCATACGGCTACCGATTTTGTGGTCGATACCGAAATTCTTGTCGACCAATATAAAAACGGGGCTTCCGAAAATGAACTCTTGGCTTCGGATATCATCAAGACTCCGGAGGAAATTAAGCAAAACCGAACCTTCCCGAATGTTGACGGCATCAAGTTTTTAAACCATGACGGTGGATGCGGCGGCATACGCCAAGATTCCGAAACACTTTGCAACCTTTTGGCCGGTTACATCACCCACCCTAACACGGCGGGCGCGACCATTTTAAGCCTTGGTTGCCAGAATGCCCAATTCAAGTTGCTTGAAGAGGCCATCGCCAAACGCGATCCCAATTTCAAAAAACCGCTGTATGTGCTAGAACAGCAAAAAAGTGCAGGCGAGCGACAGTTTATAGAAGAGGCCGTAAAAAAGACCTTTTTAGGCCTGATCGAAGCCAATAAAACCGAAAGAAAACCAGCTCCCGTAAGCCAACTGGTCTTAGGCCTGGAATGTGGCGGATCCGATGGTTTTTCAGGTATCTCGGCAAACCCCTCTTTGGGCTACGCCTCCGACCTATTGGTCGGCTTAGGCGCGACTACGGTACTTTCAGAATTTCCTGAACTGAACGGGGTCGAACAAGAATTGATCAACCGCTGCCAAACCGAGGAAAATGCCGAAAAGTTCGCAAAATTAATGCGGGCCTATTCAGAAAAGGCCGTATCGGTTGGTTCTGGATTCGAAAACAATCCCTCGCCAGGAAATATTAAGGACGGCCTCATTACCGATGCCATGAAATCTGCCGGTGCCGCAAAAAAAGGAGGCACCAGCCCCGTAACCGATGTACTTGACTATACCGAGCCCGTAAAGAAAAAAGGACTCAACCTGTTATGTACACCGGGGAACGATGTGGAAAGCACCACGGGCCTTGCGGGATCGGGCTGTAATGTTATTTGCTTTACTACAGGCCTAGGCACCCCAACAGGAAACCCGATCGCCCCCGTCATCAAATTGTCGAGCAACAACGCCCTAAGCGAACGAATGAAAGACATTATCGATTTTAATACCGGAACGGTCATTACGGGCGAGGATACCATAGAAACCAAAGGCGAAGAACTGCTCGACTATATCATCAAGGTAGCGAGTGGGGAAATTGTTCCCGCCGCCGTACGATTGGGCCAAGAGGACTTTATTCCTTGGAAAAGAGGTATCTCACTGTGATCATCGCAACTAAAACCAATTTAACAAAAAGCTAATTAATGCACATTTTAAACCATACGACCACACCTAACAGAATTCAACGTCCTATCAAGGTCATGCAATTTGGGGGTGGCAATTTTTTGCGGGCCTTCGTTGATTGGATGGTACACGTACTCAACCAAGAAACCGATTTCAACGGTGACATAGCCATCATAAAACCTACCGCTGGAGGCGATTATTCAGAATTAAAGGATCAGGATGGCCTTTTTACGGTCGTTCTAGACGGCATAAAGAACGGAAAACTGGTGGCCGAAAAAACCCTGGTTACCGAGGTTCAAAGTGTAATCCATTCCTATAACGAATGGGCCGGCTATTTAAAACTAGCGGAAAACGAAGATTTGCGCTTTGTGGTTTCAAACACCACGGAAGCCGGAATCAAGTTCAATGCCGACGATAAGTTCGATGTCAACCCACCGAGGGAATTTCCCGCCAAGTTGACCGTTTGGCTTTACCATCGGTTTAAACATTTTAAGGGCGAGATCGATAAAGGCTGTATTCTACTACCTTGCGAATTGATCGAAGACAACGGAACCG is from Zobellia galactanivorans and encodes:
- a CDS encoding alpha-L-fucosidase; translated protein: MYRIFTLLMTGILLTSCGSKAEKKKEGDIPQETAVKFEPNWESIKKHYKDPEWFNDSKFGIFIHWGAYSVPAYGSEWYPRQMYMDTATFSAQLKLGQKGPNATYLHHKKTYGDQKEFGYKDFIPMFKAEKFDAKEWIDIFKKSGAKYVIPVADHHDGFAMYKSNTTRWNAVDMGPKRDVLGELFKEGRAQGMIMGASSHYAFNWSFYNKKDKFDTTDPEYADLYSPKGKDLTEPVSEEFKKMWWDRTVDLIDNYQPDILWFDFYLDIPDYKEYRPKIAAYYYNKGLEWGKEVVINDKNFDHEAFPEGTVIYDLERGKLPGIRKLPWQTDTSIGKNSWCYVTNWESRTANSLVDDLVDIVSKNGNLLLNVGPKADGTIPEDQKEILFQIGDWLNVNGEAIYDTEYWSTFGEGPTEVKKGHHSEGQNKGFTGQDIRFTKKGDKLYAIMMEWPEGNKVNIESLGKSSEHGKDLNIKNVRLLGSDSKIEFEVNDAGLSISDLGPKTGEFAHVLEISL
- a CDS encoding NAD(P)/FAD-dependent oxidoreductase, with translation MSDIPNNEPSCVVIGASHAGVNFAFALRREGWNGSICLIDADSVLPYHRPPLSKAYLTSDDGIEKNLLKSKESYVKERIELKLGVWVDAIDRESKTIILADGTTVAYDKLVLATGARPIMPPIPGLDTAKNLFPLRSAADVANIKKTVAENESLQVVVIGGGYIGLETAASLKKLGASVTVLERESRILARVTAPEMSAFFQKLHRDNHVSVLTEKNVTSIEPTSNGNTVVCSDGSSYPADMVIVGVGIHVNKELAEKAGLTIENGIRVNEMAQTSDASIYAIGDCTFHYNPHYDRYIRLESVQNAVDQAKIAAAAIAGKKCCYDTLPWFWSDQYDVKLQMVGLSDGYDEVVVREEADKPNCFSVWYFKGDTLLSVDAVNNAKAYVYGTKFIKGGEKIDKSKLGDPTAEFKPANLVAQ
- a CDS encoding UxaA family hydrolase, which produces MSKQFLQIHPEDNVLAALTDLPKGSDIEHNNDRFQLTDKVKAKHKFTICSLKPGDSIFMYGSLVGKATKPIAKGETITTENVVHASSEYEVGQEKLSWKAPDVSKWKDATFNGYHRADGSVGTANHWLVIPLVFCENRNVDVMKSALLKSLGYHTATDFVVDTEILVDQYKNGASENELLASDIIKTPEEIKQNRTFPNVDGIKFLNHDGGCGGIRQDSETLCNLLAGYITHPNTAGATILSLGCQNAQFKLLEEAIAKRDPNFKKPLYVLEQQKSAGERQFIEEAVKKTFLGLIEANKTERKPAPVSQLVLGLECGGSDGFSGISANPSLGYASDLLVGLGATTVLSEFPELNGVEQELINRCQTEENAEKFAKLMRAYSEKAVSVGSGFENNPSPGNIKDGLITDAMKSAGAAKKGGTSPVTDVLDYTEPVKKKGLNLLCTPGNDVESTTGLAGSGCNVICFTTGLGTPTGNPIAPVIKLSSNNALSERMKDIIDFNTGTVITGEDTIETKGEELLDYIIKVASGEIVPAAVRLGQEDFIPWKRGISL
- a CDS encoding Zn-dependent alcohol dehydrogenase — encoded protein: MSIQSKSAVAKGDGSFTITHVTVAEPKADELLVKIKAAGLCHTDYDSLSWGKPIVMGHEGAGVVEKVGSDIKDLKKGDQVLLNWATPCMHCFQCQEGNQHICENNSPVVAGGNGHTPGHAHLEGSQWEGKPIERSFNLGTLSEYALVKESAVVKIEEENLNFSAASIISCGVMTGYGSVVNSAKLAAGSSAVILGCGGVGLNVINACEISGAGRIIAVDINPNKLELAKQFGATDVILADKTDVGLANVAEQVKEVLGGRGADYAFECTAIPALGAAPLAMVRNAGTAVQVSGIEEDITIDMRLFEWDKIYINPLYGKCRPQIDFPKLMQLYKKGDLKLDEMITKEYKLDDLQQALDDMLAGKNAKGVVVFD
- a CDS encoding zinc-binding alcohol dehydrogenase family protein, with the translated sequence MKYIVCEKPGEFILKEKEEPTRKSGEAILKVKKVGICGTDLHAYAGNQAFFTYPRILGHELATQVVEIDENPQGIKAGDNVVVMPYVSCGTCIACRNGKTNCCTNIQVLGVHTDGGMQEKITVPTNLLIPAQQLTDDQMAVVEPLAIGAHAIRRAGIKPGETIVVVGCGPIGIGIMKLAQIAGAKVIAIDMNQQRLDYAKNDIGVDYVVLGGKDAVDQVSEITKGDLATAVFDATGHKGALEAGPDYMSHGGRYILVGLSKGELVFTHPKIHAKETTIMCSRNATLEDFEHVISVLEKGEFPIDSFITHNVPYTEMIANFDGWLDPANGVIKATVDFE
- a CDS encoding AraC family transcriptional regulator, producing the protein MQPILEPIHLDEQRTITSFYHSKKNFETPWHFHPQHELTYIEESVGTKFVGDYVGPYEPGELVLLRSNLPHCWKNNTEQTGLSKSIVVQWNLGVFPKVPELESLFQLLRTASKGILFDKEATAPLISQLKKCPKLGGHDLYIQLLTLLVKLADCDYTTLSSASFIDDLPSEYGNRMADIHDFVGMHYNRKIYLKELADLVNMSEQSFSRFFTKMMGRPFFTFLNEYRINISARMLLDTHDSVSHIAFACGYESLPFFHRQFKKFMGCSPLAYQRKYAKV
- a CDS encoding cytochrome P450, translated to MKKSELPDPFEKARESKGYGEMNDQDDPVTMLLRHKDVRKSAHNYKTFQSGAVPGRIVIPSEVDIRDTRQIPFEVDPPVHGVYRAIVEPWFKRPLQAEYQEKLTAQISEIVEETLLKGSVEVVTDFALRLQSRALTLLLNTPFSESETWISWGTHVFRSEGEALDGDKANILYHYIDEQIDRASENPGDDMYSVLLNSEFEGRKLTKEEVKGVMVLTFAGGRDTVINAVTNSIAYLAEHPEALERLRKEPEITGRAVEEMIRYFSPLTQMGRVVTEDTHVCEHAVKADSRISLCWASANRDAAVFENPNEIVLDRKVNPHVGFGFSHHNCLGATHARQILKILLQTLAQKVASFEILDYKENIEDLDHFQRKVGFHNIQIKFNPLTK
- a CDS encoding 2Fe-2S iron-sulfur cluster-binding protein, with the translated sequence MAKITFITSDDETITLEGTSGSVMALAVENGVPGIDGDCGGVCSCATCHVHVTPEDMVKTGSASEIETDMLELDDNADEYSRLCCQIEISDAIDGVVLKVAK